One genomic segment of [Phormidium] sp. ETS-05 includes these proteins:
- a CDS encoding UPF0175 family protein codes for MSLVISADIVKASGLSEQELIIEWVLLLFQQEKISLGKAAELLNISQIRFQQILSEKDINIHYDMEELQEDIQHLTAKGWL; via the coding sequence ATGAGTCTAGTGATTTCCGCAGACATTGTTAAGGCTAGTGGACTGTCTGAACAAGAGTTAATTATCGAGTGGGTATTATTGCTGTTTCAGCAGGAAAAAATCAGCTTGGGTAAGGCAGCCGAGTTACTGAATATCTCGCAGATTAGATTCCAACAAATTTTATCAGAAAAGGACATTAATATTCATTACGATATGGAAGAATTGCAGGAGGATATCCAGCATTTAACGGCTAAGGGATGGCTATGA
- a CDS encoding DUF3368 domain-containing protein has protein sequence MKAEELLIDERLGRREAINLGLSITGLLGILLVAKRRGLIPQIRPIMDSLIWEANFRIGSNLYTEVLAAAGE, from the coding sequence GTGAAAGCAGAAGAATTATTGATTGATGAACGGTTAGGACGAAGGGAAGCAATCAATTTGGGGTTGTCGATTACGGGATTATTAGGAATTTTGCTAGTGGCAAAGCGTCGGGGTTTGATTCCTCAGATTAGACCGATTATGGATAGTTTAATCTGGGAGGCTAATTTTCGGATTGGCTCAAATTTATATACAGAGGTTTTAGCGGCTGCTGGGGAATGA
- a CDS encoding DUF6883 domain-containing protein, which yields MIFLPEDSIINPSKITQYLLVQLPKDDKSKFLAQAGYTLENWQQLEQDLRTQVLTQPAEPIETTPYGEKYMIRATLRGQNGIEIKTLTIWMVNNNVTRFVTLVPDKGENQ from the coding sequence ATGATTTTTTTACCAGAAGATTCAATTATTAATCCATCAAAAATTACTCAATATTTACTCGTCCAGCTTCCTAAAGATGATAAATCTAAATTCTTAGCGCAGGCAGGATATACATTAGAAAATTGGCAACAACTAGAACAGGATTTAAGAACCCAAGTCCTCACTCAACCTGCTGAACCCATCGAAACCACCCCCTATGGGGAAAAATATATGATTCGGGCAACATTGCGAGGTCAAAATGGCATTGAAATAAAAACCTTAACAATATGGATGGTCAATAATAATGTAACCAGATTTGTAACGCTAGTACCCGACAAAGGAGAAAATCAATGA
- the dnaK gene encoding molecular chaperone DnaK → MGKVVGIDLGTTNSVVAVMEGGKPVAIANSEGMRTTPSVVGFSKDGELLVGQLARRQAVLNPQNTFYGVKRYIGRKYAELTPESRRVPYTIRRDEVGNIKIKCPRLKKDFASEEISAMVLRKLADEASRYLGEPVTGAVITVPAYFNDAQRQATRNAGRIAGLEVKRILNEPTAAALAYGLERATEETILVFDLGGGTFDVSILDVGDGVFEVKATAGDTQLGGNDFDRKIVDWLAEQFLESHGVDLRRDRQSLQRLIEAAEKAKIELSGVTVTDINLPFITATEEGPQHLETRLTRAQFESLCGDLVQRLRRPVKRALADAGISPSQIDQVVLVGGSSRIPLVQQLVRSLIDKEPNQNINPDEVVAVGAAVQAAILEGTVRDVLLLDVTPLSLGIETVGGVMKKLIPRNTTIPVRRSDTFSTSENNQTMVEIHIIQGEREMAADNKSLGRFKLQGIPPAPRGVPQILVSLDVDANGILQVSAVDKMTGREQSITIQSASTLSESEVRRMLQDAEEFSQIDRQRREQVEKRNRMEALANNAERQLREATLDYGIGFVSRHRTRIEAYIRQLRESMERNDERGMDLAGADLQEALYELNREVYQRSQETEEEESFLGSVRRVFSGEDGERKRDPYAPEGRPRGDFYGRTEGGQSLSSGGTYRPAPEGRQRNGLWEEPVRGEQGYSANSQTRRDGAFSPVRSEGGQPRRRDEGRSRGADRVSPSGAVNDYDRKATPTYRSGEMGSRNPYPDENWDDDDDWI, encoded by the coding sequence ATGGGAAAAGTAGTCGGCATTGACTTGGGGACAACTAACTCAGTGGTAGCCGTGATGGAAGGCGGCAAACCGGTGGCGATCGCCAATTCCGAAGGAATGCGGACGACTCCATCCGTAGTAGGATTCAGCAAGGATGGGGAGCTACTGGTAGGACAGCTCGCCCGGAGGCAAGCGGTTCTCAACCCGCAAAATACCTTTTACGGTGTGAAAAGATATATCGGGCGCAAATATGCGGAGTTGACTCCGGAATCTCGCCGGGTGCCCTACACCATCCGCCGCGATGAAGTGGGTAATATCAAAATCAAATGTCCCCGGCTGAAGAAAGATTTTGCGTCGGAGGAAATCTCGGCGATGGTGTTGCGGAAACTCGCTGATGAGGCGAGTCGCTATTTGGGAGAGCCAGTGACGGGAGCGGTGATTACGGTCCCGGCTTATTTTAATGATGCCCAACGTCAGGCAACGCGGAATGCAGGCAGAATTGCGGGGTTAGAAGTTAAGCGCATCCTCAATGAACCCACGGCGGCGGCGTTAGCATATGGCTTGGAACGCGCCACAGAAGAGACGATTTTGGTGTTCGACTTGGGGGGCGGCACTTTTGACGTATCCATCCTGGATGTGGGTGATGGGGTGTTTGAGGTGAAGGCGACGGCGGGGGATACTCAGCTTGGTGGTAATGATTTTGACCGCAAAATTGTGGATTGGCTGGCAGAGCAGTTTTTGGAGAGTCACGGGGTGGACTTGCGGCGCGATCGTCAATCCCTACAGCGGCTAATTGAAGCGGCAGAAAAAGCTAAAATCGAACTCAGCGGCGTCACCGTCACCGATATCAACCTGCCATTCATCACCGCCACCGAAGAAGGGCCGCAGCACCTAGAAACCCGCCTCACCCGCGCCCAGTTTGAGAGCCTATGCGGCGATTTGGTGCAACGCCTCCGCCGCCCCGTGAAGCGAGCTTTAGCCGATGCTGGCATTAGTCCATCCCAAATTGACCAGGTGGTTTTGGTGGGCGGTTCCAGCCGCATTCCTCTAGTCCAGCAGCTAGTGCGCAGCCTCATCGACAAAGAGCCCAATCAAAACATCAACCCTGATGAAGTGGTTGCCGTGGGAGCTGCAGTGCAAGCCGCCATCTTGGAAGGAACTGTGCGCGATGTACTGCTGCTGGATGTCACCCCCCTTTCCTTGGGGATAGAAACGGTGGGCGGCGTGATGAAAAAACTCATCCCTCGCAACACTACTATCCCCGTGCGTCGTTCCGATACCTTCTCCACTTCGGAAAATAATCAAACGATGGTGGAAATTCACATCATCCAAGGCGAGCGGGAAATGGCGGCGGATAATAAGTCTCTGGGGCGGTTTAAACTCCAGGGGATTCCTCCGGCACCCCGGGGCGTGCCCCAGATTCTAGTATCTTTGGATGTGGATGCTAACGGCATTTTGCAGGTTTCTGCAGTGGATAAGATGACCGGTCGGGAGCAGAGCATCACGATTCAAAGTGCTTCTACCCTGAGCGAGTCGGAGGTGAGGCGAATGCTCCAAGATGCGGAGGAGTTCTCCCAAATTGACCGGCAAAGACGGGAGCAGGTGGAAAAGCGCAACCGCATGGAGGCTTTGGCAAATAATGCTGAACGCCAACTGCGGGAGGCGACTTTGGACTACGGTATCGGTTTCGTCAGCCGCCATCGGACGCGAATTGAAGCCTACATCCGGCAGTTGCGGGAGAGTATGGAGCGCAATGATGAGCGGGGGATGGATTTGGCGGGGGCTGACTTACAGGAGGCTCTCTACGAACTGAACCGGGAGGTTTATCAGCGCTCTCAGGAGACCGAAGAAGAGGAGAGTTTCTTGGGCTCTGTGCGGCGGGTGTTTTCTGGGGAAGATGGGGAACGCAAGCGCGACCCCTACGCTCCAGAAGGGCGCCCACGGGGAGATTTTTATGGCCGCACCGAAGGTGGTCAAAGTCTCTCATCCGGGGGGACATACCGCCCCGCCCCAGAGGGGCGTCAGCGCAATGGTCTCTGGGAGGAGCCGGTACGAGGCGAACAAGGCTACAGCGCCAACAGCCAAACGCGGCGTGATGGGGCGTTTTCGCCGGTTCGCAGTGAGGGGGGTCAGCCTCGCCGCCGGGACGAGGGTCGATCGCGTGGAGCCGATCGGGTCTCCCCGTCAGGAGCCGTAAATGACTATGATCGCAAGGCGACGCCAACCTACCGATCGGGAGAAATGGGGTCACGCAACCCCTACCCAGATGAAAACTGGGATGACGATGACGACTGGATTTAA
- a CDS encoding DnaJ C-terminal domain-containing protein — MQNFRNYYQILGVARDSSSEEIKKVYRRLARQYHPDLNPGNKEAEEKFKDIGEAYEVLSDPNKRAQYDKFVRFWQQKGTSRTARAAKSWGSRLGIGNREKELDPSQFPDFDSFLEYLLGRQDQAPTARVARSTDYDYRANGSASATRVRSTVEAGDDWSPGTTKTVRKIASRALPRDVEARLTLPLEKAYKGGHERIRLEDGRSLEVDMPPGMLTGQRLRLRGQGIDGGDLYLKITVAPHPLFLLQGSDVLILLPVTPSEAILGGSVEVPTLDGLVKMNVPPGVTPGKRLRLANKGYPTGKGSRGDQLVEILVTLPKELTPQERSLYEQLRQVESFNPRRDLYL, encoded by the coding sequence ATGCAAAACTTTCGGAACTACTACCAGATTCTGGGAGTTGCCAGAGATTCCTCAAGTGAGGAAATCAAGAAGGTTTACCGGCGGTTGGCACGCCAGTATCACCCGGACTTGAATCCCGGCAACAAGGAAGCCGAGGAGAAATTCAAAGACATCGGCGAGGCTTACGAGGTACTATCTGACCCCAACAAGCGGGCGCAATACGATAAATTCGTCCGCTTTTGGCAACAAAAAGGCACCAGCCGCACGGCTCGGGCAGCCAAAAGCTGGGGCAGTCGCCTGGGCATTGGCAATCGGGAAAAGGAATTAGACCCCAGTCAGTTTCCCGATTTTGACAGTTTTTTAGAATATTTGCTAGGGCGCCAAGACCAGGCACCCACCGCCAGAGTGGCTAGAAGCACTGATTATGACTACAGGGCCAACGGTTCTGCCTCTGCTACCAGAGTCAGGAGTACCGTGGAGGCTGGGGACGACTGGAGTCCCGGTACTACGAAAACTGTGAGGAAAATCGCCTCCCGGGCTCTCCCCAGAGATGTGGAAGCACGCCTCACCTTGCCTCTAGAAAAAGCCTATAAAGGGGGTCACGAGCGCATTCGTTTGGAAGACGGGCGCTCCCTAGAAGTGGATATGCCGCCCGGAATGCTTACGGGTCAGCGTTTGCGCTTGCGCGGTCAAGGTATCGACGGCGGCGATTTGTATTTAAAAATCACTGTTGCTCCCCATCCTTTATTTCTGCTCCAAGGCAGCGATGTGCTGATTTTACTCCCGGTGACTCCCAGTGAGGCTATCTTGGGTGGCTCGGTGGAAGTCCCCACCCTGGATGGTTTGGTAAAAATGAATGTGCCTCCGGGAGTGACTCCGGGAAAACGTCTGCGGTTAGCGAATAAAGGCTACCCCACGGGCAAAGGTTCGCGGGGAGACCAGTTAGTGGAAATTCTGGTGACTCTCCCCAAGGAATTGACCCCCCAAGAGCGCTCACTATACGAACAACTACGTCAGGTGGAATCGTTTAATCCCCGTCGGGATTTATATTTGTAA
- a CDS encoding type II toxin-antitoxin system RelE/ParE family toxin — MKSEVLPLFWQEYRQLNDEVRERARKAYRLWAENPFHPSLHFKCINPEEEIWSVRVTRNYRALGFKDQNTVTWFWIGSHDDYDRFFG, encoded by the coding sequence ATGAAATCTGAAGTTCTGCCTTTATTTTGGCAGGAGTATCGTCAGCTTAACGATGAGGTTCGGGAACGCGCCCGCAAGGCTTATCGGCTATGGGCAGAAAATCCGTTTCATCCGTCTCTCCATTTTAAGTGCATTAACCCAGAAGAGGAAATTTGGTCAGTGCGAGTGACTCGCAATTATCGAGCTTTGGGCTTCAAAGACCAAAACACAGTGACCTGGTTTTGGATTGGTAGCCATGATGATTATGACCGTTTCTTTGGCTAA
- a CDS encoding UPF0175 family protein gives MQAINIQIPIELIEQGETAVLEQIAIQLYENNIFSFGQARRLLNYSVWEFQKLLGENHIDRQYDKDDLAEDIEDIKSGLWDN, from the coding sequence ATGCAAGCTATTAATATCCAAATTCCCATAGAATTAATTGAGCAAGGGGAGACGGCAGTTTTGGAACAAATTGCCATACAGCTTTATGAAAACAATATATTTAGCTTTGGGCAAGCACGTCGTTTGTTGAATTATTCCGTGTGGGAATTTCAAAAACTGTTGGGAGAAAATCACATCGATCGGCAATACGATAAAGATGATTTAGCAGAGGATATAGAAGACATTAAATCAGGATTGTGGGATAATTGA
- a CDS encoding tetratricopeptide repeat protein has protein sequence MDEQQRIKAYINLVEQLLASPREANRILDQSLDLVDEWFMVVCGLMAVHLQKSGEQKKALFLRNLTEQVAEYLKQQASRGVNEPRQSQYTAIEEEYRQFFTSLLQVELESNSDPRVVYPFLEQHQDQLDLTFAEYITQWFDPKISRTHSKDSRTLGLLMKHLAIDILQSPFGIRSNKIEIVIALCKGALQCINQHEKPKEWADIQGFLGFSYNDRIQGNRQDNLEQAINYHTTALRFFTNTNYPNEWARIQNNLGIAYRNRIAGNLSENIEKAIACYNAALGVYKRQQFPQEWAGVLMHLGVAYCNRIRGDRAENIERAIACLQEALAVYQPETFPEPCAMTQQNLGNAYLFRIKGDRGENIEKAIACYNAASQLHQNQRRLSYWADTKMCLGLAYSHRMIDDQKQNIEKAIAYYKEALKFYTYDAYPQKWAMTQNNLGIAYFDRIMGEKAENLEQAIACYQAALQVYTRTNFPEDWALPKIIWVMPTYTAEKGMRRKTKKKPLLH, from the coding sequence ATGGATGAACAACAACGCATCAAAGCCTATATCAATCTGGTGGAACAACTCCTCGCATCTCCCCGTGAGGCAAACCGAATTCTTGACCAGTCCCTAGATTTGGTGGATGAGTGGTTTATGGTGGTGTGCGGGTTGATGGCAGTACATTTACAGAAATCCGGGGAACAGAAAAAAGCGCTGTTTTTGCGAAATCTGACGGAACAGGTGGCAGAATACCTGAAGCAGCAAGCATCTAGAGGTGTTAATGAACCTAGACAATCTCAATACACTGCCATAGAGGAAGAGTATCGCCAATTTTTCACGTCACTGTTGCAAGTGGAACTTGAAAGCAACAGCGACCCCAGAGTAGTTTATCCTTTCTTGGAACAACATCAAGACCAACTCGACCTTACTTTTGCCGAATATATCACCCAATGGTTTGACCCCAAGATTTCACGGACACATTCTAAGGACAGTCGAACTTTGGGGCTGTTAATGAAGCACTTGGCAATAGATATTCTCCAGAGTCCATTTGGGATTCGGTCTAATAAGATTGAAATTGTTATTGCCCTTTGCAAAGGGGCATTACAATGTATTAATCAGCATGAAAAGCCTAAAGAATGGGCAGATATACAAGGATTTTTGGGCTTTAGCTACAATGATCGCATTCAAGGGAATCGACAAGATAATTTAGAACAAGCTATAAATTATCATACGACAGCATTACGATTTTTTACAAACACAAATTACCCGAATGAATGGGCAAGAATACAAAATAATCTGGGAATTGCTTATCGAAACCGAATAGCCGGAAATTTGAGTGAAAATATAGAAAAAGCGATCGCCTGTTACAACGCTGCATTAGGTGTATATAAACGCCAACAATTTCCCCAAGAGTGGGCAGGTGTTCTCATGCACCTTGGAGTGGCTTACTGTAATCGCATCCGGGGCGATCGCGCAGAGAATATTGAGCGGGCGATCGCCTGTTTGCAAGAAGCATTAGCAGTTTATCAACCAGAGACTTTTCCTGAACCATGTGCAATGACTCAGCAAAATCTGGGAAATGCCTACTTATTTCGGATAAAAGGAGACCGAGGAGAAAATATAGAGAAAGCGATCGCCTGTTACAATGCCGCTTCACAACTACATCAGAATCAGCGGCGTTTGTCCTATTGGGCAGATACCAAAATGTGTTTGGGGTTGGCTTATAGTCATCGGATGATAGATGATCAAAAGCAGAATATAGAAAAAGCAATAGCGTACTATAAAGAAGCCTTAAAATTTTACACTTATGATGCTTATCCTCAAAAATGGGCAATGACCCAAAACAATCTAGGAATTGCCTACTTTGACCGCATTATGGGAGAAAAAGCAGAAAACCTAGAACAAGCGATTGCTTGCTATCAAGCCGCGTTGCAAGTTTATACTCGCACCAACTTTCCCGAAGATTGGGCATTACCCAAAATAATTTGGGTAATGCCTACCTACACCGCAGAAAAGGGGATGCGGCGGAAAACCAAGAAAAAGCCATTGCTGCATTAA
- a CDS encoding DUF4926 domain-containing protein: MKPQYPLFSQVALTEDLPQYHLKRGDIATIVEHYPMSETQEDGYSLEGFDVPQITIEVTASQIMLLSDYLREEAILSKFRNLSKHQQKQLEEYLDSLVEKDQTAPVN; the protein is encoded by the coding sequence ATGAAACCTCAATATCCTCTATTTTCTCAAGTAGCCCTCACTGAAGACTTACCCCAATATCACCTCAAACGGGGCGATATTGCCACCATTGTTGAACATTATCCCATGTCAGAAACCCAAGAAGATGGGTATAGTTTAGAAGGATTTGATGTTCCTCAAATTACCATTGAAGTAACGGCATCACAGATTATGCTATTGAGTGACTATTTGAGAGAGGAAGCAATTTTAAGTAAATTTCGCAACCTGTCAAAGCACCAACAAAAACAACTGGAAGAATACCTTGATTCTCTTGTGGAAAAAGACCAAACAGCTCCGGTAAATTAA
- a CDS encoding CHAT domain-containing protein — MGITQNNLGNAYLHRRKGDAAENQEKAIAALKSSLEIYTPKDFPQNWARSQNNLGNVYRNRIEGDWADNLKQAIASYKAALTIYTPATFPQDCLRTGQSLGDLGYALQNWEIAIEGYNQAILAIEQSRYWATSEATKRELIANSLDIYQKMVQACINHQDYAQALLTVERSKSRTLIELLDSAHLYPKNATDEQKQRISDLRRQIAMYQQQLAYPSRDTFTTEKHPNQPSPETLIRQQLQTANQQFQDLLAELDDPNFTLTQQVPPQLPDLRRLLPPQTALIEWYLPTEADSGFYAFLVTRQNDQIQITPHHFSAEDRQHLDQALQDYRSDYGKPTWNQQLPQRLETLSSALQLPRLLGELSQIQQLILIPHRELHLIPLHALPVSLPSPSGRGARGEGKPLQDWFPVQYAPSCQILNNLQQRPPLEEPSSSFFALQNPTQDLDYADFEVEVLRRLFNPERVLSHNEATKTALEQPENRAFLQQSRYIHFSCHGEFKEADPLNAYLRLANQEKLTFQEIFTSLDIPNCRLLILSACKTGLVETRPTDDYVGLASAFFFAGTRTVVGSLWEAEQFSAALLMIRLYYELPRHTSVVMALRAAQDWLRTISREGVLTWLRDELELDEGELKKCEKELKLFDKKSPFAPARYWAAFAANGRLDITGISPQNHQ, encoded by the coding sequence TTGGGCATTACCCAAAATAATTTGGGTAATGCCTACCTACACCGCAGAAAAGGGGATGCGGCGGAAAACCAAGAAAAAGCCATTGCTGCATTAAAATCTTCATTGGAAATCTATACCCCTAAAGACTTTCCCCAAAATTGGGCAAGAAGTCAAAATAATTTGGGAAATGTCTATCGTAACCGGATCGAAGGCGATTGGGCAGACAACCTAAAACAAGCGATCGCCTCCTACAAAGCCGCCCTAACAATCTACACCCCCGCCACCTTCCCTCAAGACTGCTTGCGAACCGGACAAAGCCTCGGCGATCTCGGCTATGCTCTCCAAAACTGGGAAATCGCCATCGAAGGCTACAACCAAGCCATCCTAGCCATCGAACAAAGCCGCTACTGGGCCACCTCCGAAGCCACCAAACGGGAACTCATCGCCAACTCCCTCGATATCTATCAAAAAATGGTGCAAGCCTGCATCAACCACCAAGACTACGCCCAAGCCTTGCTCACCGTCGAGCGCAGTAAATCCCGCACCCTGATCGAACTCCTCGACAGCGCCCACCTCTACCCCAAAAACGCCACAGACGAACAAAAACAACGCATCAGCGACCTGCGCCGTCAAATCGCTATGTACCAACAACAACTCGCCTACCCCTCCAGGGACACCTTTACCACCGAGAAGCACCCCAACCAACCCTCACCGGAAACCCTGATCCGCCAACAACTCCAAACCGCTAACCAGCAATTCCAAGACCTGCTCGCGGAACTCGACGACCCCAACTTTACCCTCACCCAACAAGTCCCCCCCCAACTCCCGGACTTGCGCCGCCTCCTCCCCCCTCAAACCGCCCTCATCGAGTGGTATCTCCCCACGGAAGCGGACTCCGGGTTTTACGCCTTCCTCGTCACCCGCCAAAACGACCAAATCCAGATTACCCCCCACCACTTCAGCGCTGAGGACCGCCAACACCTGGACCAAGCCCTACAGGACTACCGCAGCGACTACGGAAAACCCACCTGGAATCAGCAACTCCCCCAACGCCTGGAAACCCTCAGCAGTGCCCTGCAACTCCCCCGCCTTCTGGGTGAATTATCCCAGATTCAACAGCTTATCCTGATTCCCCACCGGGAACTGCACCTCATCCCCCTCCACGCTCTCCCCGTCTCACTCCCCTCGCCCTCTGGGAGAGGGGCCAGGGGTGAGGGCAAACCCCTGCAAGACTGGTTCCCGGTCCAATATGCCCCCAGTTGCCAAATTCTCAACAACCTCCAGCAGCGTCCCCCCCTAGAAGAACCCTCCTCTTCCTTCTTTGCCCTGCAAAACCCGACCCAAGACCTCGACTATGCAGACTTCGAGGTAGAAGTGTTGCGCCGCCTGTTCAACCCCGAACGGGTTCTCAGCCACAACGAAGCCACCAAAACCGCCCTGGAACAGCCGGAAAACCGAGCTTTCTTGCAGCAAAGCCGCTATATTCACTTTTCCTGTCACGGCGAATTTAAAGAAGCTGACCCCCTCAACGCCTACCTCCGCCTCGCCAACCAGGAAAAACTCACCTTTCAGGAAATTTTCACCAGTCTGGATATCCCCAACTGTCGCCTGTTAATTCTGTCCGCCTGCAAAACCGGGCTAGTGGAAACCCGCCCAACCGATGATTATGTGGGGTTAGCGAGTGCCTTTTTCTTCGCCGGAACCCGGACAGTGGTGGGGAGTCTCTGGGAAGCCGAGCAGTTTTCCGCCGCCTTACTGATGATTCGCCTCTATTACGAGTTACCCCGCCACACCTCAGTGGTGATGGCATTGCGAGCGGCTCAAGACTGGTTACGCACCATTTCCCGCGAAGGGGTTTTAACCTGGTTGCGGGACGAGCTAGAATTAGATGAGGGTGAGCTGAAAAAATGTGAAAAGGAGCTTAAGCTGTTCGACAAAAAGTCTCCTTTTGCTCCTGCCCGCTATTGGGCCGCTTTCGCCGCCAATGGACGATTAGACATTACAGGAATATCACCGCAAAATCACCAATAG
- a CDS encoding glycosyltransferase codes for MGYPDGKPYGYSPRNERASGRAEANYEHPEGLKPNYEHPEGLKPNYEPGNLRIGIVWAGNPQHEKDAERSTSLKHFLSLGKIPGVALYSLQKGAPAEQLTPEMPVEDLGKNLFDFADTAAAIAQLDLIISVDTAVAHLAGAMGKPVWLLLPFTPDWRWLLQREDSPWYPTMRLFRQPKPGDWQAVFQRVKEQLYGIISALPNPSANNSTITNVNKRRIGIGWQLSQVTGWGIYGTNLALQLQRHPQFSPVLLMPPAISDSQLNPLHQLLLQPVFAKQLEIQEIIQKNQGKQIRCDFPVIHALGKNLANTAVPRGKTNAGAVFLEDTNLDADALQRADNYDIIIAGSVWNEKILIARGISHAVTVQQGIDLSLFHPAKKSNLFGDRFVIFAGGKLEYRKGQDIVIAAFKEFRRRHPQALLVTAWHNFWPQYMRGLEMMGHVTGLPQVTGNGQIKIGDWLVANGLPPDSFIDLGAVPNLMMPQIIREADVAVFASRCEGGTNLAAMECMACGIPTIVSANTGHLDLIEDDNCYPLVQQQPVKPTPNFAGVMGWGESSVEELIETWERVGGNWEEARRRGAAAAQFMEDWTWEKQVGRLLGVLKGIL; via the coding sequence TTGGGCTACCCTGACGGGAAGCCTTACGGCTACAGCCCAAGAAACGAACGAGCATCCGGAAGGGCTGAAGCCAACTACGAGCATCCGGAAGGGCTGAAGCCCAACTACGAACATCCGGAAGGGCTGAAGCCCAACTACGAGCCTGGAAACCTGAGAATTGGCATTGTCTGGGCGGGAAATCCCCAGCATGAGAAAGATGCGGAGCGATCGACCTCCCTCAAGCACTTTTTATCCCTAGGGAAAATCCCTGGCGTTGCCCTCTACAGCCTCCAGAAAGGAGCCCCAGCAGAGCAATTAACCCCAGAAATGCCGGTAGAGGATTTAGGTAAAAACTTATTCGACTTTGCCGATACCGCTGCTGCCATTGCCCAGTTAGATTTAATCATCAGCGTCGATACCGCCGTGGCGCATCTGGCGGGGGCAATGGGGAAACCAGTGTGGCTACTGCTGCCATTTACCCCCGACTGGCGATGGCTGCTGCAGCGGGAAGATTCCCCCTGGTATCCCACCATGCGCCTATTCCGCCAGCCGAAACCTGGTGATTGGCAAGCAGTATTTCAGCGAGTGAAAGAGCAATTATATGGTATCATATCAGCTTTACCAAACCCAAGCGCTAATAATTCAACAATTACCAACGTGAATAAACGGAGAATCGGTATCGGCTGGCAGCTAAGCCAGGTAACAGGTTGGGGGATTTACGGCACCAACTTAGCTCTGCAATTGCAGCGCCATCCTCAATTTAGCCCGGTGTTATTAATGCCTCCGGCTATCAGCGATAGTCAGTTAAACCCCCTGCATCAGTTATTGTTGCAGCCAGTATTTGCCAAGCAACTGGAAATTCAAGAAATTATCCAGAAAAATCAGGGAAAGCAAATCCGGTGTGACTTTCCGGTAATTCATGCTTTGGGTAAAAACCTTGCCAATACTGCCGTGCCTCGGGGCAAAACTAATGCAGGAGCAGTTTTTTTAGAAGATACTAATTTAGATGCCGATGCTTTACAAAGAGCCGACAATTATGATATCATAATTGCTGGCTCGGTTTGGAATGAAAAAATCCTGATAGCGCGGGGAATATCCCACGCGGTGACGGTGCAGCAGGGGATAGATTTATCTCTGTTTCATCCAGCCAAAAAATCAAATTTATTTGGGGATAGATTTGTGATATTTGCCGGGGGCAAGCTGGAATATCGCAAGGGGCAAGATATAGTAATTGCGGCGTTTAAAGAATTTCGCCGCCGCCATCCCCAGGCGCTGTTGGTGACGGCTTGGCATAATTTTTGGCCGCAGTATATGCGGGGATTGGAGATGATGGGCCATGTGACTGGGTTGCCGCAAGTCACGGGGAATGGGCAGATAAAAATCGGGGATTGGTTGGTGGCGAATGGGCTGCCCCCGGATTCTTTTATTGATTTGGGCGCGGTGCCGAATCTGATGATGCCCCAGATAATTCGGGAAGCCGATGTGGCGGTGTTCGCCAGTCGGTGTGAAGGGGGGACGAATTTGGCGGCAATGGAATGTATGGCTTGCGGGATTCCGACGATCGTATCGGCAAACACGGGACATTTAGATTTAATTGAGGATGATAATTGTTATCCCCTGGTGCAGCAGCAACCAGTAAAACCAACCCCGAATTTTGCTGGGGTGATGGGATGGGGAGAGTCCTCGGTAGAGGAATTAATCGAGACTTGGGAAAGAGTGGGAGGCAACTGGGAAGAAGCAAGGCGGCGGGGTGCGGCGGCGGCGCAGTTTATGGAGGATTGGACTTGGGAAAAACAGGTTGGTCGGTTATTGGGGGTGTTAAAGGGTATTTTGTAA
- a CDS encoding DUF2281 domain-containing protein yields MMSPLLEKVLAEVAQLDRQEQLQLVSYLITQWQQQPNLFVDQKISRKNLFGCMQGKIKIAADFDATLNDFAEYM; encoded by the coding sequence ATGATGAGTCCCCTCCTAGAAAAAGTCTTAGCAGAAGTCGCCCAACTCGATCGCCAAGAGCAGTTGCAACTTGTTTCCTACTTAATTACCCAGTGGCAACAACAGCCGAACCTATTTGTAGACCAAAAAATCAGCCGGAAAAATTTATTTGGTTGTATGCAGGGCAAAATTAAAATTGCCGCAGACTTCGATGCAACCCTTAATGATTTCGCCGAGTATATGTAA